One genomic region from Microcoleus sp. FACHB-672 encodes:
- a CDS encoding superoxide dismutase, whose translation MSLKRRNFLFLVGASIGAITAGACGASGQNAATSSQNVTAGTQTQPKSAATIAQNTTVIELPPLPYDYKALEPHIDAKTMEFHHDKHHAAYVKNLNTALDKHPELKSKSVEEMVRDLNSVPEDIRTIIRNNGGGHLNHSMFWKIMKPNGGGEPTGAIANAIKQNFGSFEAFKKQFNEAGSKQFGSGWAWLVRSGDGKLQVINTPNQDSPLMQGLYPIMGNDVWEHAYYLKYQNRRADYLDAWWNVINWDEINQRLAKATA comes from the coding sequence ATGAGCTTGAAGCGTCGGAATTTTTTGTTTTTAGTGGGAGCGAGTATTGGCGCAATCACAGCCGGTGCTTGCGGTGCGTCTGGGCAAAATGCCGCCACCTCATCACAGAATGTTACTGCCGGCACACAAACCCAGCCAAAGAGCGCTGCAACCATTGCTCAGAACACAACGGTGATCGAACTGCCGCCTTTACCTTACGACTACAAAGCATTAGAGCCACATATTGACGCAAAAACAATGGAGTTCCATCACGATAAACATCATGCTGCTTACGTTAAAAACCTCAACACCGCGCTTGATAAACACCCTGAATTAAAAAGTAAAAGCGTTGAAGAAATGGTGCGTGATCTTAATAGCGTTCCAGAAGATATTCGCACAATCATTCGTAATAATGGCGGCGGTCATTTAAACCACAGTATGTTTTGGAAAATCATGAAACCCAATGGTGGCGGCGAACCTACCGGCGCAATCGCAAATGCTATTAAACAGAACTTCGGCAGCTTTGAAGCGTTTAAAAAACAATTCAACGAAGCCGGGAGTAAACAATTCGGCAGTGGTTGGGCGTGGCTTGTCCGCTCGGGTGATGGCAAACTTCAAGTCATTAATACACCTAACCAAGATAGCCCTTTAATGCAAGGTTTGTACCCGATTATGGGTAACGATGTTTGGGAACACGCCTATTATCTAAAATACCAAAACCGTCGCGCCGATTATCTCGATGCGTGGTGGAATGTGATCAACTGGGACGAAATCAACCAACGCTTAGCAAAAGCAACTGCTTAA
- a CDS encoding NUDIX hydrolase, with amino-acid sequence MYRQGEIRVLALGLIRDGDRIFLSEGYDPVKQQTFYRAMGGGVDFGETSRQALEREFQEEIQAELTNIHYLGCLENLFVFNGNPGHELIQLYQCDFVDRKFYELEQFTFAEGERQKTALWVDIERCKSGELRLVPKAFFDYLSAQL; translated from the coding sequence ATGTACAGACAAGGTGAAATTCGGGTGCTAGCCCTAGGGCTAATTCGAGATGGTGATCGCATCTTCTTATCAGAAGGTTACGATCCGGTTAAACAACAAACGTTTTATCGGGCAATGGGGGGAGGCGTTGACTTTGGCGAAACCAGCCGGCAAGCCTTAGAACGGGAATTTCAAGAGGAAATTCAAGCGGAATTAACGAATATTCATTATTTAGGTTGTCTAGAAAACCTCTTTGTATTCAACGGAAACCCCGGACACGAATTGATTCAGCTTTATCAGTGTGACTTTGTTGATCGCAAATTTTATGAGCTAGAGCAATTCACCTTTGCCGAAGGTGAACGGCAAAAAACAGCGCTTTGGGTAGATATTGAACGCTGTAAATCTGGAGAGTTACGGCTAGTTCCTAAAGCGTTTTTTGACTATTTATCAGCGCAGCTTTGA
- a CDS encoding Uma2 family endonuclease, giving the protein MVIAAVQSSNIQAGESNKISLEEWMQNPPENMEWVNGELVEKAGMTLKHSRIQAKLAAYWRNYKESSGQGGEVYTEAPCRTNRQGRKPDVAYLTSELLAQFGEAAALPQSFPLCAEIVSSTDFAEEIIAKSQEYLQSGGEEVWLIFPENKWIIVVTQNRQIVFTSGTTVSTQTVLQGFSIAVDELLA; this is encoded by the coding sequence ATGGTAATTGCAGCAGTTCAATCATCCAATATTCAAGCCGGCGAATCTAACAAAATTTCGCTAGAGGAATGGATGCAAAACCCACCTGAAAACATGGAATGGGTGAATGGGGAATTAGTGGAAAAAGCCGGCATGACACTCAAACACAGTCGAATTCAAGCAAAATTAGCTGCTTACTGGAGAAATTATAAAGAATCCAGTGGACAAGGAGGAGAAGTTTATACAGAAGCACCCTGCCGAACCAACCGACAAGGTAGAAAACCTGATGTTGCTTATCTCACTTCAGAATTGCTGGCTCAATTTGGTGAAGCGGCTGCTTTACCTCAGAGTTTTCCGTTATGTGCTGAAATTGTTTCTTCAACAGACTTTGCTGAAGAAATTATTGCTAAATCTCAAGAGTATTTACAATCTGGGGGTGAAGAAGTCTGGCTTATTTTTCCTGAGAATAAATGGATTATTGTCGTGACACAAAATCGGCAGATTGTTTTTACTTCTGGGACAACCGTTAGCACTCAAACGGTTTTGCAAGGTTTTAGTATTGCCGTAGATGAGCTGCTAGCCTGA
- the rpiA gene encoding ribose-5-phosphate isomerase RpiA, producing the protein MSTADAAKIMKQQVGKAAADRVQSGTIVGLGTGSTTAYALQYLGERLKSGDLKDIKGVPTSFQAEVLAKQYGIPLTTLDDVDHIDVAIDGADEVDPNKNLIKGGGAAHTREKIVDALAEQFIVVVDSTKLVDRLGSTFLLPVEVIPMAISPVMRAIEKLGGKPELRMGVKKAGPVITDQGNMVIDVKFDSIDDPAGLEKTLNNIPGVLENGLFVGVANLILVGEIKDGEPVVREIS; encoded by the coding sequence ATGAGTACAGCAGACGCCGCCAAGATCATGAAACAGCAAGTCGGCAAAGCCGCTGCAGACCGCGTGCAATCTGGCACAATTGTGGGGCTGGGCACCGGCTCAACGACGGCGTATGCCCTTCAATATCTGGGGGAACGGCTGAAATCTGGCGATTTAAAGGACATTAAGGGCGTCCCAACCTCTTTTCAAGCAGAAGTGCTGGCGAAGCAATACGGGATTCCTTTGACAACTTTAGATGATGTTGATCACATTGATGTTGCGATAGATGGGGCCGACGAAGTCGATCCGAATAAAAATTTAATTAAAGGGGGCGGTGCGGCGCACACTCGCGAGAAAATTGTAGACGCGCTGGCTGAGCAATTTATCGTGGTAGTGGATAGCACGAAATTGGTAGATCGGCTGGGTTCAACGTTTTTGCTGCCGGTGGAAGTGATTCCAATGGCAATCTCGCCGGTGATGCGGGCAATTGAAAAGTTGGGCGGCAAACCAGAGTTGCGGATGGGAGTCAAAAAAGCTGGGCCGGTGATCACGGATCAAGGCAATATGGTGATTGATGTCAAGTTTGACTCGATTGATGACCCAGCCGGCTTGGAAAAGACACTGAATAACATTCCCGGTGTGTTGGAAAATGGCTTGTTTGTGGGTGTTGCCAATTTAATCCTGGTTGGGGAAATTAAAGATGGTGAGCCGGTTGTTCGGGAGATTTCGTAA
- a CDS encoding Sll0314/Alr1548 family TPR repeat-containing protein, whose protein sequence is MIRQFLPPVRIMNALTAQSFWKIAGSTALAFSLCANALLAQDPFRTTNSQAIGEKTEAAFKSLFEEGNYKTASSQLEQALSSEPNEPLLYAMKASLAYTEGDLNGLNSYGSKTREVAESLKVSNPLRGNLYIAVGHFLEGAYILSKEGTVKGSPQALAKLRQVFQHLDAAEKIAPQDPEVNLLKGYMDLMLATTLPFSNPDDAISRLENYAGPRYLADRGIAVGRRNMKQYDKALESVNRSVAETPNNPEAHYLKAQILVNLKNNKEAKQHFQTALAKPEQLPKSLVQQIFYEHCKNEKRLENKTWNCDAVRDKIREAKGNWGPSELPRLE, encoded by the coding sequence ATGATCAGACAATTTCTCCCACCCGTGCGGATAATGAACGCCCTAACAGCTCAAAGTTTTTGGAAGATTGCCGGCAGCACTGCCCTTGCATTTAGTTTATGTGCGAACGCACTTCTCGCTCAAGATCCTTTCCGAACGACAAATTCTCAAGCAATCGGAGAGAAGACAGAAGCCGCTTTCAAATCTCTGTTTGAGGAAGGTAACTATAAAACAGCAAGCAGTCAACTCGAACAAGCGCTATCGAGTGAGCCAAATGAGCCACTGCTTTATGCGATGAAAGCATCCTTAGCTTATACAGAAGGAGATTTAAACGGTTTAAATTCTTATGGAAGCAAAACTCGTGAAGTTGCCGAAAGTTTGAAGGTAAGTAATCCATTGCGGGGCAATCTTTATATAGCAGTCGGGCATTTTTTGGAAGGCGCTTATATCCTCAGTAAAGAAGGGACGGTTAAAGGTAGTCCCCAAGCCTTAGCAAAATTGCGGCAAGTCTTTCAACATCTGGATGCTGCGGAAAAAATTGCCCCTCAAGATCCAGAAGTCAACTTGCTTAAAGGATATATGGATCTGATGCTAGCGACAACGCTACCTTTTTCCAATCCGGATGACGCCATTTCTCGTTTAGAAAACTATGCAGGCCCGCGCTATTTAGCTGATCGCGGTATTGCAGTTGGACGCCGGAATATGAAACAATATGATAAGGCATTAGAATCGGTTAATCGTTCCGTTGCTGAGACACCCAACAATCCCGAAGCTCACTATCTAAAAGCTCAAATCTTGGTCAATTTGAAGAATAACAAAGAAGCAAAACAACATTTTCAGACCGCTTTAGCAAAACCCGAGCAGCTTCCAAAAAGTCTGGTTCAGCAAATATTTTACGAACATTGCAAAAATGAAAAGCGCCTAGAAAATAAAACTTGGAATTGTGACGCAGTGCGAGATAAAATAAGAGAAGCCAAGGGTAATTGGGGTCCAAGCGAATTACCGCGACTCGAATAA
- a CDS encoding ABC transporter ATP-binding protein, which translates to MLYLRNLVYHPPASPTAILKSVNLELAPQQLGLVIGPSGSGKSTLLEILAGLAEPTSGKVCWRERELNAENLQQLGGLVFQFPERHFCGSTILQELRLGHPELGSEQVKEALAEVGLGHLPLNTSPNSLSGGQQRRLALAVQLIRQPHLLMLDEPTAGLDWSMRRQLVNLLAKLKTHWSLLVVTHDAGDLLSIADRCWTLNHGEVQAVEPGKLVKQELSAVSAEGLGARE; encoded by the coding sequence ATGCTCTATCTGAGAAACTTGGTTTATCATCCACCGGCCAGTCCCACTGCCATCCTCAAATCCGTTAATTTAGAACTTGCACCCCAACAGTTGGGGCTGGTGATTGGGCCGAGTGGTTCTGGCAAAAGTACATTACTGGAAATTTTGGCCGGTCTTGCTGAACCGACCAGTGGCAAGGTGTGCTGGCGCGAGCGGGAACTCAATGCCGAGAACCTGCAACAATTGGGAGGGCTGGTTTTTCAGTTTCCAGAACGGCATTTTTGTGGCAGCACAATTTTACAGGAATTACGCCTGGGACACCCAGAGTTAGGGTCAGAACAGGTTAAAGAAGCTTTGGCAGAGGTGGGTTTGGGGCATTTGCCGCTAAACACTTCGCCCAATTCTTTAAGCGGAGGACAGCAGCGCCGCCTTGCTTTGGCCGTGCAGCTGATTCGTCAACCTCATTTGCTGATGTTAGATGAACCCACAGCCGGCTTAGATTGGTCGATGCGCCGGCAGTTGGTAAATTTGCTGGCAAAACTTAAAACTCACTGGAGTTTGCTGGTTGTGACTCACGATGCCGGTGATTTGTTGAGCATCGCAGATCGCTGCTGGACACTCAACCACGGCGAAGTGCAAGCGGTGGAACCTGGTAAACTTGTCAAGCAGGAATTGTCTGCTGTGAGTGCTGAGGGGCTGGGCGCTAGGGAATAG
- the rsmG gene encoding 16S rRNA (guanine(527)-N(7))-methyltransferase RsmG, protein MGEMTPAVLPEMTSLWQETLFWQPDSDQQMQFQRLYELILEGNRQFNLTRITEPEDFWEKHLWDSLRGVLPALKEDGNVNSSFKVIDIGSGAGFPGLPVAITKPDWTVTLLDGTSKKIAFLNTLIDDLKLQNTTALIGRAEEIRKQKQHRQQYDLALIRAVGSASACAEYALPLLKTQGQAILYRGHWTDEETEALTAAVEMLGGAIESIEGFTTPLTQGVRHCIYLRKVSATSVEIPRPTGVPV, encoded by the coding sequence ATGGGTGAAATGACGCCGGCAGTGCTGCCAGAAATGACCTCATTGTGGCAGGAAACACTTTTTTGGCAGCCAGATAGCGACCAGCAAATGCAGTTTCAGCGCCTTTACGAATTGATTTTGGAGGGAAACCGTCAGTTCAATTTAACGCGCATTACGGAACCAGAAGATTTTTGGGAAAAGCACCTATGGGATTCTTTGCGGGGAGTGCTGCCGGCCTTAAAAGAAGACGGAAACGTTAATTCATCTTTTAAAGTTATTGATATTGGCAGCGGCGCAGGTTTTCCGGGGCTGCCGGTGGCAATTACTAAGCCTGACTGGACGGTAACATTGCTCGATGGCACCAGCAAAAAAATCGCCTTTCTCAATACCCTCATTGATGATTTAAAGCTACAAAACACCACTGCTTTAATCGGCAGAGCCGAAGAAATTCGCAAACAAAAGCAGCACCGGCAGCAATACGATCTTGCTTTAATTAGAGCCGTTGGTTCAGCCTCCGCTTGTGCTGAATATGCCCTGCCGTTGCTGAAAACTCAAGGTCAAGCAATCCTCTATCGGGGTCACTGGACAGATGAGGAGACAGAAGCTTTAACAGCGGCTGTCGAGATGTTAGGCGGCGCGATTGAGTCGATTGAGGGTTTTACAACGCCCCTGACTCAGGGGGTGCGTCACTGCATTTACTTGCGGAAAGTATCAGCAACATCGGTAGAAATTCCCCGTCCTACTGGGGTGCCGGTTTAG
- a CDS encoding aldo/keto reductase, translating into MQYRRFGRTELQMPVFSCGGMRYQYKWQDVPADEIPSDNQKNLEATIRRALDVGITHIETARGYGSSEIQLGQMLPALQRDRLIIQTKVFPSADPKEFRKTVEQSLANLRLDYIDLLGLHGINTLELLDYSSRAGGCLDVAQELQKEGKVRFIGFSTHGPTDIITKVIETDRFDYVNLHWYYINQINLPAIEAASRHDMGVFIISPSDKGGMLYNPPKKLVELCAPLSPMVFNNLFCLNHPQVHTLSLGAARPTDFDEHLKTLPLLDKAAEILPPILERLEKAAIASFGEDWVHSWHIGLPAPEETPEGMNIPVILWLRNLALAYDMIDYAKMRYNLLGNASHWFPGNKADQVQQLDLRRCLSSSPHADKIPELLADAHRLLGGEPVGRLSQQ; encoded by the coding sequence ATGCAATACCGACGATTTGGACGCACAGAATTGCAGATGCCAGTGTTTTCCTGCGGGGGAATGAGATATCAGTACAAGTGGCAAGATGTGCCGGCAGACGAAATTCCATCTGACAATCAGAAAAATTTAGAAGCCACGATTCGTCGTGCTTTAGATGTGGGGATAACTCACATTGAAACAGCACGAGGCTACGGCAGTTCGGAGATTCAATTGGGACAAATGTTGCCGGCACTACAGCGTGACCGCTTAATTATACAGACAAAAGTTTTCCCATCTGCCGATCCAAAAGAATTTCGGAAAACTGTTGAGCAATCACTGGCTAATTTGCGGCTAGATTATATTGATTTACTGGGGTTGCATGGCATCAATACTTTAGAATTACTGGACTACAGCAGTCGCGCTGGCGGCTGTTTGGATGTGGCACAGGAACTGCAAAAGGAAGGCAAAGTGCGGTTTATTGGCTTTTCAACTCATGGTCCAACGGATATTATTACTAAGGTAATTGAAACTGATCGATTTGATTACGTTAATCTGCACTGGTATTACATTAATCAAATAAATTTACCGGCAATTGAAGCGGCTAGCCGGCACGATATGGGCGTGTTTATTATCAGCCCTTCAGATAAAGGAGGAATGCTCTACAACCCGCCAAAAAAATTAGTAGAATTGTGTGCGCCTCTCAGCCCAATGGTGTTTAACAATTTGTTTTGTTTGAATCATCCCCAAGTGCATACCCTCAGTTTGGGTGCTGCACGCCCAACAGATTTTGATGAACATTTGAAAACCTTGCCACTATTGGATAAAGCTGCTGAAATTTTACCACCGATTTTAGAACGCTTGGAAAAAGCAGCGATTGCCAGTTTTGGGGAAGATTGGGTACACAGTTGGCATATTGGGCTGCCGGCACCTGAAGAAACGCCTGAAGGAATGAATATTCCGGTAATTTTATGGCTGAGGAATTTAGCACTCGCCTATGACATGATCGATTACGCTAAGATGCGTTATAACCTGCTCGGTAATGCTAGTCATTGGTTTCCCGGAAACAAGGCAGATCAGGTGCAGCAGCTAGATTTGCGCCGGTGTTTGTCAAGCAGTCCCCACGCTGATAAAATTCCTGAATTATTGGCAGATGCTCATCGCCTGTTGGGGGGAGAACCCGTGGGGCGATTATCTCAGCAGTAA
- a CDS encoding DUF3288 family protein, giving the protein MASTPANQEQLHPQARGDREIVNSLLTEEQTDYNFAELARLLIRYRGFPGAKDIQADLEKVLQKWQLTEQQLYEKTRQIHDAGEVYKGRGKKGDQDDWS; this is encoded by the coding sequence ATGGCTTCAACACCCGCAAATCAAGAACAGCTACACCCCCAAGCGCGAGGAGATCGCGAAATTGTTAACAGCCTTCTCACTGAAGAGCAAACTGATTACAACTTCGCTGAACTAGCGCGGCTATTAATTCGATATCGGGGATTTCCCGGTGCAAAAGATATTCAGGCAGATTTAGAAAAAGTTCTTCAAAAGTGGCAGTTGACAGAACAGCAACTTTATGAAAAAACTAGGCAAATTCATGATGCCGGTGAAGTTTACAAAGGTCGGGGCAAAAAAGGAGATCAAGACGATTGGAGTTAA
- a CDS encoding MlaD family protein, which yields MRSRTIREGSVGLLLLLGIGGFGVLLLWLAGLTLGEKTYQFVVDFIDAGGMEAGAQVRYRGVAVGQITEINAGPKGVAVTIEIASADLVMPRDVVIETNQSSFIGETSIDITPKPPVTVGANVAKPLERNCNPNLIICHKSRLQGAVGVSFNELIRSTVDFTNRFSNPIFMENLNSVVKNTAAATQGVTQLTQELSTLSQSVRQELKTVSGTTDTFRQTANQIGSSVDRMANQVGVLTNQVGATANQFSGTANQVSASANQLNQLATNLNDLVVNNRSTLLSSLENISNASTELRGSVTSLGPLVNQAQRGQFLSNLETLSANALQASVRLRSLSEGQFISNLETASANAAQASASLRELSDPTNIVLLQQTLDSARSTFQNAQKITADLDELTGDPSFRTNVKRLVNGLSGLVSSTEQLQEQTQIAQNLVPLAVAAEMSVSATANMALKKQMERFSPTTAKDTPVPQKQFGAWGRPSVNGSVATEPVEREAIP from the coding sequence ATGCGCTCGCGAACAATTAGAGAAGGCTCAGTTGGTTTGTTGCTCCTGCTTGGAATAGGAGGCTTTGGCGTTCTCCTTCTCTGGTTGGCAGGACTAACGCTGGGTGAAAAAACTTATCAGTTTGTCGTTGATTTCATTGATGCCGGCGGCATGGAAGCAGGGGCACAGGTTCGGTATCGCGGCGTAGCTGTTGGCCAAATCACTGAGATTAACGCCGGCCCGAAAGGAGTGGCTGTCACGATTGAAATTGCATCGGCTGATTTAGTGATGCCGCGTGATGTTGTGATTGAAACTAATCAGTCGAGTTTTATCGGAGAAACCTCCATTGATATCACTCCCAAGCCGCCGGTAACCGTTGGGGCGAATGTCGCCAAGCCTCTCGAACGCAATTGCAACCCAAACCTGATTATTTGTCACAAATCGCGTTTACAAGGTGCGGTTGGTGTCAGCTTTAATGAACTGATCCGCTCTACTGTCGATTTCACTAACCGCTTTAGCAATCCAATTTTCATGGAAAACCTTAACTCAGTGGTTAAAAATACGGCGGCTGCGACACAGGGGGTGACTCAGTTAACTCAAGAGCTTTCAACTTTGAGTCAATCAGTTCGCCAAGAACTCAAAACTGTATCGGGCACGACGGATACATTTCGTCAAACAGCGAATCAAATCGGATCTTCAGTAGATCGGATGGCGAATCAAGTTGGTGTTTTGACGAATCAAGTTGGTGCAACGGCTAATCAATTTAGCGGGACGGCGAACCAAGTGAGCGCCAGTGCAAATCAGCTGAACCAGCTGGCGACAAACCTTAATGATCTTGTCGTGAACAACCGCTCTACTTTACTTTCATCTTTAGAAAATATCAGCAACGCCAGTACAGAACTTCGAGGCAGTGTAACAAGCCTCGGCCCTTTGGTCAATCAGGCTCAGCGGGGGCAATTTCTCAGCAATTTAGAAACTCTGTCGGCGAATGCGCTGCAAGCTTCGGTGAGATTGCGAAGTTTGTCTGAGGGGCAATTTATTAGCAATTTGGAGACTGCCTCTGCAAATGCGGCTCAGGCTTCAGCAAGTCTACGGGAGCTTTCCGATCCAACCAATATAGTTTTGCTTCAACAAACACTGGATTCGGCGCGTTCGACTTTTCAAAACGCTCAAAAAATTACGGCGGATTTAGATGAATTAACCGGCGATCCGTCTTTTCGCACGAATGTTAAAAGGCTGGTGAATGGGTTAAGTGGTTTGGTGTCTTCAACGGAGCAGTTGCAGGAGCAAACTCAGATAGCCCAAAATTTAGTACCCCTAGCTGTTGCAGCGGAAATGTCTGTATCGGCAACAGCAAATATGGCCTTGAAGAAGCAAATGGAAAGATTTAGCCCAACGACTGCTAAAGACACGCCTGTGCCTCAAAAGCAGTTTGGTGCCTGGGGCCGGCCTTCTGTCAATGGAAGTGTGGCAACAGAGCCGGTGGAACGCGAAGCTATCCCTTAA
- a CDS encoding DUF3531 family protein, translating to MEVQFREFDPFDLWIWLEFTTVPSNVEKQYVEEVFSSWFFIGKLGGFNAENLQVQEAGIDLSYMDYDTDTADNSMMALMHNMAEVDYQGTWARCWFDLGTSDALALDVLISTFNQFSKEYVTIEKLIIGGENPDWPVDRSRSQADFAGDN from the coding sequence ATGGAAGTACAGTTTCGAGAATTTGACCCATTTGATTTGTGGATTTGGTTGGAATTCACTACAGTTCCAAGCAATGTAGAAAAGCAGTATGTCGAAGAAGTGTTCAGTTCCTGGTTTTTTATAGGAAAACTAGGAGGCTTCAACGCTGAAAATCTTCAGGTGCAGGAAGCCGGCATCGATCTCAGCTATATGGACTATGACACTGACACAGCGGATAACAGCATGATGGCACTCATGCACAATATGGCAGAAGTTGACTATCAAGGAACTTGGGCGCGTTGCTGGTTTGATTTGGGCACCAGTGACGCACTCGCCCTGGATGTACTGATCAGCACCTTCAATCAATTTAGCAAAGAGTATGTCACGATTGAAAAATTGATTATTGGCGGCGAAAATCCTGACTGGCCGGTTGATAGAAGTCGCAGCCAAGCTGACTTTGCCGGCGATAATTGA
- a CDS encoding sialate O-acetylesterase: MKKFSIFTAKLLILLAAGLCLSFLLHRYEPEQKVALSISSNIPQSPALIESIIPPEFQGKLYLFILAGQSNMSGRGTLLPTTLSENPRIFLFGNDYEWHLAAEPIDNARGQVDRVSQDLDAGFSPGMSFATTLLKHNPNLIIGLIPCAKGGSAIAEWERNLSNKTLYGSCLKRSVAASSKGEIAGMLFFQGEADALKPKERSKRLLFPHQWANKFSAFANNFRQDLGRPNLPVVFAQIGSNKAPSVFVNWKPVQEQQKAVKLPSAAMIVTDDLPLKDSVHYTTKSYEIIGKRFADAFWQLTKNDRFNQSLSAPQAIKL, translated from the coding sequence ATGAAAAAATTCTCTATTTTCACTGCCAAACTCTTGATTCTCTTGGCTGCCGGCTTATGTCTCAGCTTCCTGTTACACAGATATGAGCCAGAGCAAAAGGTGGCGCTATCAATTAGCAGCAATATCCCCCAAAGTCCAGCCCTTATTGAAAGTATAATTCCTCCAGAATTTCAAGGCAAACTATATTTATTTATTTTAGCCGGCCAATCTAATATGTCAGGCAGAGGTACGCTTTTACCTACCACTTTATCTGAGAATCCTAGAATTTTTCTCTTTGGCAACGATTACGAATGGCATCTTGCTGCTGAACCTATTGATAATGCTAGAGGACAAGTTGATAGAGTGTCTCAGGATTTGGATGCCGGTTTTAGCCCCGGAATGTCATTTGCTACAACATTATTAAAACACAATCCCAATTTAATTATTGGGTTGATTCCCTGCGCCAAAGGGGGAAGTGCGATTGCAGAATGGGAAAGAAACTTGAGCAATAAAACCCTCTACGGTTCCTGTTTAAAACGCTCAGTTGCTGCCTCTAGCAAAGGAGAAATTGCCGGAATGCTTTTCTTTCAGGGAGAAGCCGATGCACTCAAACCCAAAGAACGTTCAAAAAGGCTTCTTTTTCCTCATCAATGGGCAAATAAATTCTCTGCTTTTGCCAATAATTTTCGTCAAGATTTAGGGCGGCCAAATTTGCCAGTTGTCTTTGCCCAAATTGGCAGCAATAAAGCCCCTAGCGTATTTGTAAATTGGAAGCCGGTGCAAGAACAGCAAAAAGCTGTAAAATTACCCTCAGCCGCCATGATTGTTACGGACGATTTACCCTTAAAGGATTCTGTTCACTACACCACGAAAAGCTATGAAATTATTGGTAAAAGATTCGCTGACGCATTTTGGCAATTAACCAAAAATGATCGCTTCAATCAATCCCTCTCTGCTCCACAAGCGATTAAACTATGA